One region of Streptomyces sp. CG4 genomic DNA includes:
- a CDS encoding nuclear transport factor 2 family protein codes for MVDTRSANSEIGRLLDRYVLGLDYDKLDNEWANGLFTADVVIEFPVSRHTGIDGLVEYHQRALAMWARTHHVNTPSIVSVTGDRATLRANMTSVHVHHEREGEMRPHYVSGTCVTGDAVRAERGWRLSRLSFDLIWRTGNPPD; via the coding sequence ATGGTGGACACGAGATCAGCGAACAGTGAAATAGGCAGATTACTCGACCGCTATGTCCTCGGGCTCGACTACGACAAACTCGACAACGAGTGGGCGAATGGACTCTTCACCGCAGACGTGGTCATCGAGTTCCCCGTCAGTCGGCACACGGGAATCGACGGTCTTGTCGAATATCATCAGAGGGCGCTGGCGATGTGGGCTAGAACCCATCATGTGAACACGCCGTCGATCGTGAGCGTCACGGGGGATCGTGCGACGCTTCGCGCCAATATGACGTCCGTGCATGTGCACCATGAGCGAGAAGGCGAGATGCGACCGCACTACGTTTCCGGGACCTGTGTCACCGGCGACGCGGTGCGCGCCGAACGGGGCTGGCGCCTTTCCCGTCTTTCGTTCGATCTGATATGGAGGACCGGCAACCCGCCGGACTGA
- a CDS encoding TetR family transcriptional regulator, whose amino-acid sequence MSGLRERKKAQTRKRLADTAFTLFRERGFENVTVAEIADAAEVAVSTLFAYFPCKEALVFDAEDEYERALTAAVRDRDPGVSMLDALEAYLVPAALPVADGPSGEDFVELVKSTPALLEYAGRVRRHWEASLAATLAQEAGRPERDLLATTLARFVLDANFLAIYGDYSLADLKAVFERLRYGWADFGTKANRKTAAVAAE is encoded by the coding sequence GTGTCGGGACTGCGAGAACGGAAGAAGGCGCAGACGCGAAAGCGCCTGGCGGACACCGCGTTCACCTTGTTCCGCGAGCGCGGGTTCGAGAACGTGACCGTTGCAGAGATCGCTGACGCCGCGGAAGTGGCTGTGAGCACACTGTTTGCCTACTTCCCCTGCAAGGAGGCGCTGGTCTTCGACGCGGAGGACGAGTACGAGCGCGCGTTGACGGCAGCTGTGCGCGACCGCGACCCCGGCGTCTCGATGCTGGACGCGCTGGAGGCGTACCTGGTGCCTGCGGCGTTGCCCGTAGCGGACGGCCCGTCCGGCGAGGACTTTGTCGAACTCGTCAAATCCACACCGGCGTTGCTGGAGTACGCCGGACGGGTGCGGCGTCACTGGGAGGCGAGCCTTGCCGCCACGCTCGCACAGGAGGCCGGGCGCCCCGAGCGCGACCTGCTCGCGACGACGCTCGCCCGCTTTGTGCTGGACGCCAACTTCCTCGCCATCTATGGCGATTACTCACTGGCAGATCTGAAGGCGGTCTTCGAGCGGTTGCGGTACGGCTGGGCGGATTTCGGGACCAAGGCCAACCGGAAGACCGCAGCCGTCGCCGCGGAGTAG
- a CDS encoding stage II sporulation protein M: MTAFMASILRRQRLTLLCGEVLWLGCLLCGILFADMKSQPVHVAPKKPGVELFADILTNNCRIAAVAFSGVVTLGLGAVAVSLFAGLSGGLFMAHAYALGVGPFARTVLPHAVLELPAFGVAIAAGLVPATTLVRSLLAGRRARISESLVDAAALLGLSLAMLVVAACVETWVSTR, translated from the coding sequence GTGACGGCCTTTATGGCTTCGATCCTGCGACGCCAACGACTGACCCTTCTCTGTGGTGAGGTCCTGTGGCTGGGCTGTCTGCTGTGCGGAATTCTCTTCGCCGATATGAAGTCGCAGCCCGTCCATGTTGCGCCAAAAAAACCTGGCGTGGAATTGTTCGCTGACATTCTGACGAACAACTGCAGAATTGCCGCTGTGGCATTCAGCGGAGTCGTCACCCTTGGACTCGGCGCGGTCGCGGTCTCGCTCTTCGCCGGGCTCAGTGGCGGTCTGTTCATGGCGCACGCCTACGCCCTCGGCGTTGGGCCCTTCGCGCGGACGGTGCTGCCCCATGCGGTGCTGGAACTGCCCGCGTTCGGTGTGGCCATAGCCGCCGGGCTGGTCCCCGCGACGACCTTGGTGCGCTCCCTGCTGGCCGGTCGTAGAGCCCGGATCAGTGAAAGTCTTGTCGATGCGGCAGCCCTGCTCGGGCTGTCTCTGGCCATGCTCGTCGTGGCCGCTTGCGTGGAAACGTGGGTGAGTACGAGGTGA
- a CDS encoding MFS transporter: protein MEVTATRRWLALGALALAMLTVGLDMTVLNIALPTLARDLHAGTAALQWFSTAYTLTLAGVMLPAGALGDRFGRKKFVFGALALFGVASVWCAFASSSGELILARVLLGVAASVLMSLSMGMIPVLFPDPAERGRATTVWITAVTLGMPLGPIVGGLLLNHFWWGSVFLVNIPTVVIGALAVGLLVPETRSQIRRPIDLVSVVLSAAGLVGLTYGLIRFGDKGWGNGTAWVTFALGLVLIAGFVAWERTREHALADLNLFGDHGFRLGTFFQLTNAFAMFGLFFTIPLYFQSVLGVDSLGSGLRMLPMIGGLLVASNLLEGLRDKIGIKLTLVIGFGTLAVGMGLGASTDLHTSYGFVATWMVIVGLGIGLVLPTSMALAVGALTPERAGAGSALLSALRQAAGTTGVAVLGTVLSTRYHSELGTLNHKPISDGVGPGVAVANSLGDQSMLHHVKTAFMSGMDLLMVVCAGIAFLGLLLSAVATKSRTGESDTKLPESETAPVA from the coding sequence GTGGAAGTAACAGCCACGCGCCGATGGCTAGCCCTCGGCGCACTCGCTCTCGCGATGCTGACCGTCGGGCTCGACATGACGGTGCTCAACATCGCCCTGCCCACGCTTGCCCGCGACCTGCACGCCGGCACTGCCGCGCTCCAGTGGTTCAGCACGGCCTACACGCTGACGCTGGCGGGCGTCATGCTGCCGGCCGGTGCGCTCGGCGACCGGTTCGGGCGGAAGAAGTTCGTGTTCGGGGCCCTGGCTCTGTTCGGCGTCGCCTCGGTCTGGTGCGCGTTCGCCTCGTCGTCGGGCGAACTGATCCTGGCCCGCGTACTGCTCGGTGTCGCGGCGTCAGTGCTGATGTCCCTGTCGATGGGAATGATCCCGGTGTTGTTCCCCGACCCGGCGGAACGCGGTCGTGCCACCACCGTGTGGATCACGGCGGTGACACTCGGAATGCCGCTGGGCCCCATCGTCGGCGGCCTGCTGCTCAACCACTTCTGGTGGGGCTCGGTTTTCCTGGTGAACATTCCGACCGTTGTCATCGGGGCGCTCGCGGTGGGCCTGCTGGTGCCGGAGACCCGCAGCCAGATCCGTCGGCCCATCGACCTGGTCAGCGTGGTGCTCTCGGCGGCCGGCCTGGTCGGTCTCACCTACGGTCTGATCCGGTTCGGCGACAAGGGCTGGGGGAACGGCACAGCCTGGGTGACCTTCGCGCTGGGCCTCGTCCTGATCGCGGGCTTCGTCGCCTGGGAACGAACCCGGGAACACGCCCTCGCGGATCTCAATCTCTTCGGGGATCACGGATTCCGCCTGGGCACCTTCTTCCAGTTGACCAACGCCTTCGCGATGTTCGGCCTGTTCTTCACCATCCCGCTGTACTTCCAGTCGGTACTCGGCGTCGATTCGCTCGGCAGCGGCCTGCGCATGCTCCCGATGATCGGTGGCCTGCTGGTGGCCTCGAATCTCCTGGAGGGCCTGCGCGACAAGATCGGCATCAAGCTGACCCTGGTGATCGGCTTCGGAACTCTCGCGGTCGGGATGGGACTCGGCGCGTCGACCGACCTACACACCTCGTACGGGTTCGTCGCCACCTGGATGGTCATCGTCGGCCTCGGAATCGGCCTGGTGCTGCCCACCTCCATGGCCCTGGCCGTGGGCGCGCTCACCCCCGAGCGGGCGGGTGCCGGATCGGCCCTGCTGTCGGCCCTGCGTCAGGCCGCCGGCACCACCGGCGTGGCCGTGCTCGGCACGGTTCTGTCCACTCGGTACCACTCCGAACTCGGCACGCTCAACCACAAGCCGATCTCCGACGGCGTCGGGCCCGGCGTGGCCGTCGCCAATTCACTCGGTGACCAGTCGATGCTCCACCACGTCAAAACGGCCTTCATGAGCGGCATGGACCTTCTGATGGTCGTCTGTGCCGGAATCGCGTTTCTCGGTCTCCTCCTGTCGGCGGTCGCCACCAAGAGCCGCACTGGCGAATCCGACACAAAACTGCCCGAGTCGGAGACCGCGCCGGTCGCGTAG
- a CDS encoding cytochrome P450 — protein MTFAEPGPVASPVIVSSQKRKLRSRGRMTNTDIDETNELVNFPIQRTCPFAIPPVYTQFREESPVSQVVLPDGGKAWLVTKYEDVRAVMANPKLSSDRRKKDFPVVVPGQNAALNKHAPFMIILDGADHSAARRPVISEFSVRRVASMKPRIQEIVDGFIDDMLKLPKPVDLNQVFSLPVPSLVVSEILGMPYEGHEYFMELAEVLLRRTTDEQGRINISIELRKYMDKLVEEKIDNPGDDLLSRQIELQRQQGGIDRPQLASLCLLVLLAGHETTANMINLGVFSMLTKPQLLAEIKADPSMTPKAVDELLRFYTIPDFGAHRLAMDDVEIGGVLIRKGEAVIASTFAANRDPAMFDDPEELDFSRDARHHVAFGYGPHQCLGQNLARMELQVVFDTLFRRLPDLRLAVPVEELCFKSDALVYGLYELPVTW, from the coding sequence TTGACGTTCGCTGAACCCGGGCCTGTAGCTTCCCCGGTTATCGTGAGTTCGCAGAAGCGGAAACTCCGATCGAGGGGTCGCATGACAAACACCGATATCGACGAGACCAACGAGCTCGTCAACTTCCCCATTCAGCGCACGTGCCCTTTCGCAATTCCGCCGGTCTACACGCAGTTCCGGGAGGAGTCTCCGGTCAGTCAGGTGGTCCTCCCGGACGGCGGAAAAGCCTGGCTGGTCACCAAGTACGAAGACGTGCGGGCCGTGATGGCTAATCCCAAGCTCAGTTCGGACCGCCGTAAGAAGGATTTCCCGGTCGTGGTGCCCGGACAGAACGCGGCACTGAACAAGCACGCCCCATTCATGATCATCCTCGACGGTGCGGACCACTCGGCGGCACGGCGGCCTGTCATCAGTGAATTTTCGGTGCGGCGCGTTGCCTCGATGAAACCGCGGATCCAGGAGATCGTCGACGGATTCATCGACGACATGCTGAAGCTGCCGAAGCCCGTCGACCTGAACCAGGTCTTCTCCCTGCCGGTTCCGTCACTGGTGGTCTCGGAGATCCTCGGCATGCCCTACGAGGGCCACGAGTACTTCATGGAGCTGGCCGAAGTACTGCTGCGCCGCACCACCGATGAACAGGGCCGGATCAACATCTCGATCGAGCTGCGCAAGTACATGGACAAGCTGGTCGAGGAGAAGATCGACAATCCGGGCGACGACCTGCTCAGCCGACAGATCGAACTCCAGCGGCAACAGGGCGGTATCGACCGACCGCAGCTCGCCAGCCTGTGCCTGCTGGTGCTGCTGGCAGGGCACGAGACCACGGCAAACATGATCAATCTCGGCGTGTTCTCGATGCTGACGAAGCCCCAACTGCTCGCGGAGATCAAGGCGGATCCCTCGATGACCCCGAAGGCCGTCGACGAGCTGCTGCGGTTCTACACGATTCCCGACTTCGGCGCGCACCGGCTGGCGATGGACGACGTCGAGATCGGTGGCGTCCTTATACGCAAGGGCGAGGCCGTCATCGCCTCGACCTTCGCGGCGAACCGCGACCCCGCGATGTTCGACGATCCGGAGGAACTCGACTTCTCCAGGGACGCGCGGCATCACGTGGCCTTCGGCTACGGGCCGCACCAGTGCCTGGGGCAGAACCTCGCCCGCATGGAACTGCAGGTCGTGTTCGACACACTGTTCCGGAGGCTGCCGGATCTGCGCCTGGCCGTGCCGGTCGAGGAACTGTGCTTCAAGAGCGACGCGCTGGTCTACGGCCTGTACGAACTCCCCGTGACCTGGTGA
- a CDS encoding uberolysin/carnocyclin family circular bacteriocin, translating into MSAVATSKKRLAAAGAAVAGLAAPFTLALSVPDALGSYFGLSTVTANRVFDAIEAGTDVATALSVLGGVTAAGGLGLWMLKKAIANGGKKVVIA; encoded by the coding sequence ATGTCTGCTGTTGCCACCTCCAAGAAGCGCCTGGCCGCGGCCGGTGCCGCCGTCGCCGGTCTCGCCGCGCCCTTCACCCTGGCGCTGTCCGTTCCGGACGCCCTGGGCAGCTACTTCGGCCTCTCGACCGTGACGGCGAACCGCGTGTTCGATGCCATCGAGGCCGGCACGGACGTCGCCACCGCGCTGTCCGTGCTGGGCGGCGTCACTGCTGCCGGCGGCCTCGGTCTGTGGATGTTGAAGAAGGCCATCGCGAACGGCGGCAAGAAGGTCGTCATCGCCTGA
- a CDS encoding response regulator transcription factor, with product MDLPLAALSAAQEQTCEETGPWTILVAESDEENREILVAELCRSGQHVRAVESGQEALERATESDLILLGTKLKDLDGLHVCQLLRAVTDTPVIFIGSTASELDTVLALRAGGDDYLARPYGIRELVARIGAVMRRAHACRQTPSRLERGQLIIDIQKREVNYSGHSPRLTLKEFELLLLLARNPGKVISRDKIVGEVWGNSLSQRTIDTHVSNLRSKLGDRGLIVSVRGVGFMLAKT from the coding sequence ATGGACTTGCCGTTAGCGGCGTTGTCCGCAGCGCAGGAGCAGACGTGCGAGGAGACGGGTCCCTGGACCATCCTCGTCGCGGAGAGTGACGAGGAGAACAGGGAGATCCTCGTGGCCGAGCTATGCCGGAGCGGACAACACGTGCGAGCCGTGGAAAGCGGCCAGGAGGCGCTGGAGAGGGCCACGGAATCCGACCTCATACTGCTCGGAACGAAACTGAAAGATCTTGACGGGCTCCATGTGTGCCAGTTGCTCCGTGCCGTCACCGACACTCCCGTCATCTTCATCGGCTCCACCGCCTCGGAGCTGGACACCGTGCTGGCCTTGCGGGCCGGCGGCGACGACTACCTGGCGCGGCCGTACGGGATCCGTGAACTCGTGGCACGGATCGGTGCGGTCATGCGGCGGGCCCACGCCTGCAGGCAGACGCCTTCTCGGTTAGAAAGGGGGCAGCTGATAATTGACATACAGAAACGGGAAGTGAATTATAGCGGGCACTCCCCGAGACTAACGCTCAAAGAATTCGAACTTCTACTTCTCCTCGCGAGGAATCCCGGGAAAGTCATCTCGCGAGACAAGATAGTCGGCGAAGTATGGGGGAATTCCCTGTCTCAGCGCACCATCGACACACACGTGAGCAATCTGAGATCCAAGCTGGGCGACCGTGGCCTGATAGTTTCGGTGCGGGGTGTGGGATTTATGCTGGCCAAGACTTGA
- a CDS encoding ferredoxin — protein sequence MKVEKNHDRCIGAGQCVLTEPRMFDQDDRGLVRVLIERPQGADEAAAHKAAFICPAKALSITEE from the coding sequence ATGAAGGTCGAGAAGAATCACGACCGCTGCATCGGCGCCGGGCAGTGTGTGCTGACCGAGCCGAGGATGTTTGATCAGGACGACCGAGGCCTGGTCCGCGTCCTGATCGAGCGCCCGCAGGGAGCCGACGAGGCCGCCGCCCACAAGGCGGCCTTCATCTGCCCCGCGAAGGCTCTGTCCATCACGGAGGAATGA
- a CDS encoding cytochrome P450, with amino-acid sequence MSSAKRTGSVSSLLSEALVADPHGAYAQLRETAPVHRTTTPDGEAVWLITRYAEARAALADPRLSLNKANAKTSGEYRSSMPPELDAHLLNMDPPEHTRLRRLVAKAFTPRRVEGLRMRIQKLTDELLSTLTGPRVDLVHALAVPLPMGVICELLGIPETARHDFRAWTDTLFSPTPGAAAESRTAMRQMHAFLRGVMEDKRKEPAEDLLSALVHARDDCDALTEPELLALAFLTLFAGYDNAVHLIGNTALGLLLHPELLSAVRGKALSTRAVIEETLRWNPPFTLGVRRFALEDLSIGNAVIPAGSRVWISIASANRDEREFPSPEVFDPGRAPIHLAFGHGVHYCLGAPLARLEAEIAVRSLLRQFPALKLAVPADELQWWPSFHKRGLRSLPVEI; translated from the coding sequence ATGAGCAGCGCCAAACGGACCGGCAGCGTGTCGTCACTGCTCAGTGAAGCCCTCGTCGCTGACCCACATGGCGCCTATGCCCAGCTCCGCGAAACCGCCCCGGTCCACCGCACCACCACTCCTGACGGCGAAGCCGTGTGGCTGATCACTCGGTATGCCGAGGCCCGCGCGGCTCTGGCAGACCCCCGGCTCTCCCTGAACAAGGCAAACGCCAAGACCAGCGGCGAGTACAGATCCTCCATGCCCCCTGAGCTCGACGCTCACCTGCTCAACATGGATCCGCCCGAGCACACTCGCCTGCGCCGGCTCGTCGCCAAGGCATTCACTCCCCGTCGCGTCGAGGGCTTGCGCATGCGCATCCAGAAGCTGACCGACGAACTCCTCTCCACGTTGACCGGCCCTCGCGTGGACCTCGTCCACGCCCTGGCCGTCCCGCTGCCGATGGGCGTTATCTGCGAACTGCTCGGCATCCCGGAGACAGCGAGGCATGACTTTCGAGCCTGGACGGACACCCTTTTCTCGCCGACGCCGGGCGCAGCAGCGGAGTCGCGTACTGCGATGAGGCAGATGCACGCTTTCCTTCGGGGTGTCATGGAAGACAAGCGGAAAGAGCCGGCCGAAGACCTCTTGTCTGCTCTCGTGCACGCGCGGGACGACTGTGACGCACTCACCGAGCCGGAACTTCTTGCCCTTGCCTTCCTCACTCTCTTTGCCGGCTACGACAACGCCGTACACCTCATCGGCAACACGGCACTCGGTTTGCTACTACACCCAGAACTACTGTCCGCAGTACGAGGTAAGGCCCTCTCCACCCGAGCAGTAATCGAAGAGACACTACGTTGGAACCCGCCTTTCACACTCGGGGTACGCCGCTTTGCCCTTGAGGATCTGAGCATCGGAAACGCTGTCATCCCGGCCGGAAGCCGAGTCTGGATCTCCATAGCCTCGGCGAACCGGGACGAACGAGAGTTTCCATCTCCCGAGGTGTTCGACCCCGGTCGCGCACCAATTCACCTGGCCTTCGGTCACGGAGTCCACTACTGCCTCGGTGCCCCGCTCGCACGGCTGGAAGCCGAGATCGCCGTACGATCCCTCTTGCGGCAGTTCCCTGCCCTCAAACTGGCAGTACCGGCCGATGAGCTGCAGTGGTGGCCGTCGTTCCACAAGCGGGGACTACGTAGCCTGCCCGTGGAGATCTAG
- a CDS encoding nuclear transport factor 2 family protein, with protein MDEMDSIAAVKRMEDIIRLQALVARFARAVDTRDYEALSTVFVPTVTMKLAPDIRIDGREALAGMLRDDLIWAATMHSMTNVVPEPEGDSATVHANVTAVHVSRDGSGRHFDLGARYTFTAVRTEGAWLLSRIEIEPVWTTGDDEGMHNG; from the coding sequence ATGGATGAGATGGATTCGATCGCTGCGGTCAAACGCATGGAAGACATTATTCGACTACAGGCTCTGGTGGCACGATTCGCGCGTGCCGTCGACACTCGCGACTACGAGGCGCTGTCCACCGTATTCGTTCCGACTGTGACCATGAAATTGGCGCCGGACATCCGGATAGACGGCCGTGAGGCGTTGGCCGGCATGCTGCGCGACGACCTGATCTGGGCGGCCACCATGCACTCCATGACGAATGTGGTCCCCGAACCAGAGGGCGACAGCGCGACCGTCCACGCGAACGTCACGGCAGTGCATGTGAGCCGGGACGGGTCGGGCAGGCATTTCGATCTGGGTGCTCGCTACACCTTCACCGCAGTGCGGACCGAAGGGGCGTGGCTGCTGTCCCGGATCGAGATCGAACCCGTGTGGACGACGGGCGACGACGAGGGCATGCACAACGGCTGA
- a CDS encoding MAB_1171c family putative transporter, giving the protein MLFNVVYGMLSLITWSAFAFKLRDLARDWRNKELQRLCLAIATFAAPFGFATPAVYVRVDALFGTPNISSLIIYTTVEVCLSSFLALLVSWSSAQSKVRLRHRLILGYAIATVTTNWVLFFLGDATDASHALDFDVHYAKTAYIWEFLLVHQTLFTVSMIGLIRLCRRYSKIVGQPWLRRGLRIVTVGAAAGLGYCLPKAISLIWDKLGISPLGFVNSVVAPMCASVSAAFFAVGFTMPAWGVGLSRAMAWISDYRTFHRRYPLWQAITRTFPEVVLVAPPASRRELARDLRFFLGRQVIEMLDGEMRLRPHHDAEISRMTREIAATQSITGDEADAVVEAVQIAAALQARAAGHEVSQGHGTDFDDAANGDLSKEGARLTQLADAFSTSTVIPAVLKRLQPATTDA; this is encoded by the coding sequence GTGTTATTCAACGTCGTCTACGGGATGCTCTCCTTGATCACCTGGAGCGCATTCGCCTTCAAACTGAGAGACCTCGCCCGCGACTGGCGCAACAAGGAGCTGCAGCGGCTTTGCCTGGCGATCGCCACGTTCGCCGCACCGTTCGGCTTCGCCACCCCCGCGGTGTACGTACGTGTCGATGCCCTGTTCGGCACGCCAAACATCAGTTCGCTGATCATCTACACGACTGTGGAGGTCTGCCTCAGCTCGTTCCTGGCCCTCCTCGTCAGCTGGTCGTCTGCGCAGTCGAAGGTCCGGCTCCGTCACCGACTGATCCTCGGATACGCGATCGCCACGGTCACTACGAACTGGGTGCTGTTCTTCCTGGGGGACGCCACCGACGCGTCGCACGCCCTTGACTTCGACGTTCACTATGCCAAGACCGCCTACATCTGGGAGTTCCTCCTCGTCCACCAGACCCTGTTCACGGTCAGCATGATCGGCCTGATCCGCCTCTGTCGGCGCTACTCCAAGATCGTCGGCCAGCCTTGGCTGCGCCGCGGCCTGCGAATCGTCACCGTGGGAGCAGCCGCCGGCTTGGGCTACTGCCTACCCAAGGCAATCTCCCTCATCTGGGACAAGCTCGGCATCTCACCACTCGGCTTCGTCAACTCCGTTGTCGCCCCCATGTGCGCCAGCGTCTCGGCAGCATTCTTCGCCGTAGGGTTCACCATGCCTGCCTGGGGCGTCGGCCTCAGCAGGGCCATGGCATGGATCTCCGACTACCGCACCTTCCACCGCCGCTACCCGCTCTGGCAGGCGATCACCCGCACCTTCCCCGAAGTCGTCCTCGTCGCCCCGCCGGCTTCCCGCAGGGAACTGGCACGCGACCTCCGGTTCTTCCTTGGCCGCCAGGTGATCGAGATGCTCGACGGCGAAATGAGGCTTCGTCCCCACCATGACGCAGAAATCAGTCGCATGACACGAGAAATAGCAGCCACCCAAAGCATTACCGGTGACGAGGCGGATGCCGTAGTAGAAGCCGTGCAAATCGCTGCAGCACTGCAGGCTCGGGCTGCCGGCCATGAGGTATCACAGGGGCACGGCACGGACTTCGACGATGCCGCCAACGGCGACCTCAGCAAGGAAGGTGCTCGTCTGACCCAGCTCGCCGACGCCTTCAGCACGTCCACCGTCATCCCCGCCGTCCTCAAGCGGCTCCAGCCGGCGACAACAGACGCATGA
- a CDS encoding TcmI family type II polyketide cyclase, which produces MRSMVTVSKMDRNSIPEVSRLMAEFDSTEIPGLIGLHRRQLFIHHDISVHLYDFVEKSDPAALEKVKSDPRMAQLSIDLQPFVAPYEPETWKSPADSAASCFYGWEGEQVEDPGPTGTTVTITRMDPDAILDVQKTFREFDATAQLLGIRRRQLFAFKDLCIHIQDHAGINGADIAHKAASDIWCKVLQDLSQLAFQELTTDGNASRFYGWEAS; this is translated from the coding sequence ATGCGCAGCATGGTTACCGTCTCGAAGATGGATCGGAACTCCATTCCTGAGGTTTCGAGGCTTATGGCCGAATTCGACAGCACGGAGATCCCGGGCCTGATCGGACTGCACCGCCGCCAGCTGTTCATTCACCATGACATCTCGGTCCACCTGTACGACTTCGTCGAGAAGTCCGACCCGGCCGCGCTGGAAAAGGTCAAGTCCGACCCGCGGATGGCTCAGCTTTCGATCGATCTCCAGCCGTTCGTCGCGCCCTATGAACCCGAGACGTGGAAATCCCCGGCCGATTCCGCGGCATCCTGCTTCTACGGCTGGGAGGGCGAGCAGGTCGAGGACCCGGGGCCGACGGGGACCACTGTCACCATCACCCGGATGGACCCGGACGCAATTCTTGACGTCCAGAAGACCTTCCGGGAGTTCGACGCCACCGCCCAATTGCTGGGAATCCGTCGGCGGCAGCTGTTCGCCTTCAAGGATCTGTGCATCCACATCCAGGACCACGCAGGTATCAATGGCGCGGATATTGCGCATAAGGCCGCATCAGACATCTGGTGCAAGGTGCTCCAGGACCTGTCGCAGCTCGCCTTCCAGGAGCTGACGACGGACGGCAACGCGAGCCGCTTCTACGGCTGGGAGGCTTCCTGA
- a CDS encoding response regulator transcription factor gives MAVRVPLGSRDGAATAPSAPVRNISDAWRILVVEGSKTDRTTLSAALERHGHQVDAVNSGGEALAWFETADLVLLDLDLPDLDGLEVCREIRVVSDTPVVTVTARASELDCVLALQAGADDYVIKPYRFRELMARLDAVMRRARRTPYPEVCADSGAVLELGPLRIDSDSREVEVSGRPIAVTRKEFDLLALLASSPGQVISRESIMRKVWGESWSRRTVDTHVSSLRGKLGGPEWIVTVRGVGFKLRSMR, from the coding sequence ATGGCGGTCCGAGTACCCTTAGGCAGCCGAGACGGTGCGGCGACGGCGCCGTCGGCGCCCGTTCGAAACATCTCGGACGCCTGGCGGATCCTGGTCGTCGAAGGCAGCAAGACCGATCGCACGACGCTCAGTGCGGCGCTTGAGCGTCATGGTCACCAGGTCGATGCCGTCAACTCGGGTGGCGAGGCGCTGGCCTGGTTCGAGACCGCGGACCTCGTGCTCCTCGACCTCGACCTTCCGGATCTGGACGGCCTCGAAGTGTGCCGCGAGATCAGGGTGGTGAGTGACACCCCGGTCGTCACTGTCACCGCACGGGCGTCCGAACTCGACTGCGTTCTCGCACTGCAGGCCGGAGCGGACGACTACGTCATCAAGCCTTACAGATTCCGGGAACTCATGGCCCGGCTGGATGCTGTGATGCGGCGTGCGCGCCGCACCCCGTACCCAGAGGTGTGCGCCGACAGCGGGGCGGTGCTCGAACTCGGCCCGCTCCGGATCGACAGCGACTCACGCGAGGTCGAGGTGAGCGGCCGGCCCATTGCAGTGACGCGCAAGGAATTCGACCTGCTCGCGCTGCTGGCCAGCTCTCCGGGGCAGGTGATCTCCCGGGAATCCATCATGCGCAAGGTCTGGGGCGAATCCTGGTCACGCCGTACCGTCGACACCCATGTCAGCAGCCTCCGGGGCAAATTGGGCGGACCGGAATGGATTGTCACCGTCCGTGGAGTCGGCTTCAAACTCCGCAGCATGCGCTGA
- a CDS encoding transposase domain-containing protein yields the protein MSMGPAGRLTDLVSLGALTSLVPRGLLDEAIEAHGCHRVVSLLIALCLVPDDDYEEVAGKLTGMLEAVPGARWQALSRGPITRAR from the coding sequence ATGTCGATGGGGCCTGCGGGACGTCTGACGGATCTGGTTTCGCTGGGGGCGTTGACGTCGCTGGTGCCGCGCGGCTTGCTGGATGAGGCGATCGAAGCCCACGGTTGCCACCGGGTCGTATCCCTGCTGATCGCGTTGTGCCTGGTCCCCGACGACGACTACGAGGAGGTAGCCGGGAAGCTGACTGGGATGCTCGAGGCGGTGCCGGGCGCACGGTGGCAGGCCCTGTCGCGCGGTCCGATCACCCGGGCCAGGTAG